Proteins from one Paraburkholderia sp. BL10I2N1 genomic window:
- the fdx gene encoding ISC system 2Fe-2S type ferredoxin → MPQIVVLPHVELCPEGAVIDAVPGKSICDSLLEHGIEIEHACEKSCACTTCHVIVREGFNALTPSEEDEDDLLDKAWGLEPESRLSCQAVVPGEQDLVVEIPRYSINHAKENH, encoded by the coding sequence ATGCCTCAAATCGTTGTGCTGCCTCACGTCGAGCTGTGCCCGGAGGGCGCGGTGATCGATGCCGTTCCAGGCAAGAGCATCTGCGACAGCCTGCTCGAACACGGTATCGAGATCGAGCATGCTTGTGAGAAGTCGTGCGCGTGCACGACGTGTCACGTGATCGTACGTGAAGGCTTCAACGCGCTCACGCCGTCGGAAGAAGACGAGGACGATCTGCTGGACAAGGCATGGGGTCTCGAGCCCGAATCGCGCCTGTCGTGCCAGGCCGTGGTTCCCGGCGAGCAGGATCTCGTCGTCGAAATCCCGCGTTACTCGATTAACCACGCGAAGGAAAATCACTAA
- the iscX gene encoding Fe-S cluster assembly protein IscX, translating into MKWTDTQEIAMALTDKHQDVDPQTVRFTDLHRWVMELEGFDDDPNRSNEKILEAIQAAWIEDADY; encoded by the coding sequence ATGAAATGGACCGACACGCAGGAAATTGCGATGGCCCTGACGGACAAACACCAGGACGTCGACCCGCAAACGGTGCGCTTCACCGATCTGCACCGCTGGGTGATGGAGCTGGAAGGCTTCGATGACGATCCGAACCGGTCGAACGAGAAGATCCTGGAAGCGATCCAGGCAGCCTGGATCGAAGACGCGGATTACTGA
- a CDS encoding glycine zipper 2TM domain-containing protein, producing the protein MDNPSTQTTQKSRLHPLAATAAGAVIIGALAATAAVTGVFPKAGGTNAQTDQTQAAQIASQPVVDSASPANPATYAQQQQPAQQSAQQPVQQQAEPQQAPRAPAAAQQPQYAQQPQAQPQYAQQAPAQPAYCQSCGTVEAISAVKTEGHGTGIGAVGGAVAGGVVGNQFGAGNGRTAMTLLGALGGGLAGNSVEKHLRSTTSYSVRVHMENGKTRYFTYHEAPPFQQGQRVRVENGTLVAG; encoded by the coding sequence ATGGACAATCCCAGCACACAAACCACGCAAAAAAGCCGCCTTCATCCGCTTGCCGCTACCGCAGCGGGCGCGGTCATCATCGGTGCTTTGGCCGCCACGGCCGCAGTGACGGGCGTATTTCCGAAGGCAGGCGGCACTAACGCGCAGACGGATCAGACACAGGCAGCCCAGATTGCTTCGCAGCCGGTTGTCGATTCGGCGAGCCCCGCCAACCCGGCGACTTACGCACAGCAGCAACAGCCTGCCCAACAGAGCGCCCAACAGCCCGTCCAGCAACAGGCTGAACCGCAACAGGCGCCGCGTGCCCCCGCAGCGGCCCAGCAACCGCAGTATGCGCAACAGCCGCAAGCGCAACCGCAGTACGCCCAGCAGGCCCCGGCACAGCCGGCCTACTGTCAGAGTTGCGGTACGGTCGAAGCCATCTCCGCGGTCAAGACTGAGGGCCACGGGACGGGTATTGGCGCGGTTGGTGGCGCAGTCGCAGGCGGCGTAGTCGGCAACCAGTTCGGCGCAGGTAATGGCCGTACCGCCATGACTCTGCTCGGCGCGCTTGGCGGCGGTCTCGCCGGCAACTCGGTCGAAAAACATCTGCGCAGCACGACCAGCTATTCAGTGCGCGTACACATGGAAAACGGCAAGACGCGTTACTTCACCTATCACGAGGCGCCGCCATTCCAGCAAGGGCAACGCGTGCGGGTCGAGAACGGCACGCTCGTCGCTGGTTGA
- the lysS gene encoding lysine--tRNA ligase, with translation MTEPTQTNAVPEDDNQIIAERREKLRALREQGVAYPNDFRPTHHAADLQSEYAETDKETLEAKPLQVALAGRMMLKRVMGKASFATVKDGSGQIQFFITPADVGEQTYEGFKKWDLGDIVAARGVLFRTNKGELSVRCTELRLLSKALRPLPDKFHGLADQEMRYRQRYVDLIVTPEARKTFAARTKVVSSIRNFMSGANFMEVETPMLHPIPGGAAAKPFATHHNALDMQMFLRIAPELYLKRLIVGGFERVFEINRNFRNEGVSPRHNPEFTMMEFYAAYTDYTWLMDFNEQLIRQAAIDAIGTTALTYQGRELDLGKPFHRLTINQAIQKYAPQYTDAQLNDSAFLRTELKKFGVDASQPQFLNAGVGALQLALFEETAESQLWEPTFIVDYPIEVSPLARESDKVAGITERFELFITGREIANGFSELNDPEDQAARFRKQVEQKDAGDEEAMFYDADYIRALEYGMPPTGGCGIGIDRLVMLLTNSPSIRDVILFPHLRRED, from the coding sequence ATGACCGAACCGACCCAGACGAACGCCGTTCCTGAGGACGACAACCAGATCATCGCCGAGCGCCGCGAAAAACTTCGCGCGCTGCGCGAACAGGGCGTCGCCTACCCGAACGACTTCCGTCCGACCCACCACGCCGCCGACCTGCAATCGGAGTACGCCGAAACCGACAAGGAAACGCTCGAAGCGAAGCCGCTTCAGGTTGCCCTCGCCGGCCGGATGATGCTCAAGCGCGTGATGGGCAAGGCCAGCTTCGCAACCGTGAAGGACGGCTCGGGCCAGATCCAGTTCTTCATCACGCCGGCTGACGTCGGCGAACAGACTTACGAAGGTTTCAAGAAGTGGGACCTCGGCGACATCGTCGCCGCGCGGGGCGTGCTGTTTCGCACGAACAAGGGCGAGTTGTCGGTGCGTTGTACGGAACTGCGTCTGCTGTCGAAGGCGCTGCGTCCGCTGCCCGACAAGTTCCACGGCCTCGCCGACCAGGAAATGCGCTACCGTCAGCGCTATGTCGACCTGATCGTCACGCCGGAAGCCCGCAAGACCTTCGCCGCGCGCACGAAGGTCGTTTCGTCGATCCGCAATTTCATGTCGGGCGCGAACTTCATGGAAGTCGAAACGCCGATGCTGCACCCGATCCCGGGCGGCGCGGCGGCCAAACCGTTCGCCACTCACCACAACGCGTTGGATATGCAGATGTTCCTGCGTATCGCGCCTGAGCTCTATCTGAAGCGGCTGATTGTCGGCGGCTTCGAGCGCGTGTTCGAGATCAACCGGAACTTCCGTAACGAAGGCGTTTCGCCGCGTCACAATCCAGAATTCACGATGATGGAGTTCTACGCCGCGTACACCGATTACACGTGGCTGATGGATTTCAACGAGCAACTGATCCGTCAGGCCGCGATCGACGCAATCGGTACGACTGCGCTCACCTATCAGGGCCGTGAACTCGATCTGGGCAAGCCGTTCCATCGTCTGACGATCAACCAGGCCATCCAGAAGTACGCGCCGCAATACACCGACGCGCAACTCAACGACAGCGCCTTCCTGCGCACCGAACTGAAGAAGTTTGGCGTCGATGCGTCGCAGCCGCAGTTCCTGAATGCAGGTGTTGGCGCGCTGCAGCTGGCGCTCTTCGAAGAGACCGCCGAATCACAGCTGTGGGAGCCGACTTTCATCGTCGACTACCCGATCGAAGTGTCACCGCTTGCGCGCGAATCGGACAAGGTCGCGGGCATCACCGAGCGCTTTGAACTGTTCATCACAGGCCGAGAAATCGCCAATGGCTTCTCGGAACTGAACGATCCAGAAGATCAGGCCGCGCGCTTCAGGAAGCAGGTCGAGCAGAAGGATGCCGGCGACGAAGAAGCCATGTTCTACGACGCCGACTACATTCGCGCGCTGGAATACGGCATGCCTCCGACGGGCGGCTGCGGGATCGGTATCGATCGTCTCGTGATGCTGCTCACCAACAGCCCGAGTATTCGCGACGTCATTCTTTTCCCCCATCTGCGCCGCGAAGACTGA
- the prfB gene encoding peptide chain release factor 2 (programmed frameshift) has translation MEAERLNAIEASLADLRRRAGELRGYLDYDAKSVRLIEVNQELEDPNVWNDSKHAQALGREKKLLDDVVGKLTSLDTDLRDTQDLFEMAREEQDEDTLLACEADAAGLEQRVADMEFRRMFSNPADPNNAFLDIQAGAGGTEACDWAAMLLRQYLRYCERKGFKTEVLEESEGDVAGIKNATIKIEGEYAYGFLRTETGVHRLVRKSPFDSSGGRHTSFSSVFVYPEIDDSIEVDINPADLRIDTYRASGAGGQHINKTDSAVRITHMPSGIVVQCQNDRSQHRNRAEAMAMLKSRLYEAEIRKRQAEQDKLEAGKTDVGWGHQIRSYVLDNSRIKDLRTNVEISNTKSVLDGDLDPFISASLKQGV, from the exons ATGGAAGCGGAACGTCTCAACGCGATCGAAGCCTCTCTGGCAGACCTGCGCCGTCGCGCGGGCGAGCTACGGGGGTATCTT GACTACGACGCCAAGTCAGTGCGTCTGATCGAAGTCAATCAGGAACTCGAAGACCCCAACGTCTGGAACGACTCGAAGCACGCCCAGGCCCTCGGCCGGGAGAAGAAGCTGCTCGACGACGTCGTCGGCAAACTGACCTCGCTCGACACCGACCTGCGCGACACGCAGGATCTCTTCGAAATGGCCCGCGAGGAACAAGACGAAGACACGCTCCTCGCCTGCGAAGCCGATGCCGCCGGTCTCGAACAGCGCGTGGCCGATATGGAATTCCGCCGGATGTTCTCGAACCCGGCCGACCCGAACAACGCGTTCCTCGACATCCAGGCGGGCGCCGGCGGCACCGAAGCGTGCGACTGGGCCGCGATGCTGCTGCGCCAGTACCTGCGCTACTGCGAGCGCAAGGGCTTCAAGACAGAAGTGCTCGAAGAATCCGAAGGGGACGTCGCCGGCATCAAGAACGCGACGATCAAGATCGAAGGCGAATACGCGTACGGCTTTCTGCGCACCGAAACCGGTGTGCACCGCCTCGTGCGCAAGTCCCCGTTCGATTCGTCGGGCGGCCGCCATACTTCGTTTTCGTCGGTGTTCGTGTATCCGGAAATTGACGATTCGATCGAAGTCGACATCAATCCGGCCGATCTGCGTATCGACACCTACCGCGCGTCGGGCGCAGGCGGTCAGCACATCAACAAGACCGATTCCGCGGTGCGGATTACGCACATGCCGTCGGGCATCGTCGTGCAGTGCCAGAACGACCGTTCGCAGCACCGCAATCGCGCCGAAGCCATGGCGATGCTGAAGTCGCGCCTGTACGAAGCGGAAATCCGCAAGCGTCAGGCCGAGCAGGACAAGCTCGAAGCGGGCAAGACCGATGTGGGCTGGGGCCACCAGATCCGCTCGTACGTGCTCGACAACAGCCGTATCAAGGATCTGCGCACCAACGTCGAAATCAGCAATACCAAGAGCGTGCTCGACGGCGACCTCGATCCGTTCATTAGCGCGAGCCTGAAACAGGGCGTGTAA
- the recJ gene encoding single-stranded-DNA-specific exonuclease RecJ, which produces MTRIVTRACSPADAEALIRHGLHPVLARLYASRGVCMPDEIETGLARLVPPVELKGCEDAAVLLADSIEGKRRMLVVADYDCDGATACAVAVRGLRMFGAQIDYLVPNRFEYGYGLTPEIVALAAQRKPHLLITVDNGIASVDGVEAANALGINVLVTDHHLPGDDLPAARAIVNPNQPGCTFPSKCIAGVGVMFYVLLALRAELRRRGAFGDARPEPRLDGLLDLVALGTVADVVKLDGNNRVLVAQGLQRIRNGRMQPGIAALFRAAARDARSASGFDLGFGLGPRLNAAGRLSDMSLGIECLTTDDIGRAWELAQQLDAMNRERREIEAGMQQQALADLSAIDPEGATTITLFNESWHQGVIGIVAGRLKEKFHRPSFTFALADGGGTLVKGSGRSIPGFHLRDALDLISKREPGLIVKFGGHAMAAGLTLATTDVPRFTAAFEAVGREWLNENALARVIETDGDLEDAYFTPQFVEMLDAAVWGQGFPAPLFSGEFDIASQALVKDKHLKLQLARGRQRFNAIWFNHTDPLPARTTVAYRLSRDTWNGVSRVQLIVEHAAG; this is translated from the coding sequence ATGACTCGAATTGTTACGCGCGCCTGTTCCCCTGCCGATGCAGAAGCGCTGATCCGCCACGGCCTGCATCCCGTCCTCGCGCGCCTCTATGCGTCGCGCGGCGTATGCATGCCCGACGAGATCGAGACCGGCCTTGCACGCCTCGTGCCACCCGTCGAGCTGAAAGGCTGTGAAGACGCAGCCGTGCTGCTGGCGGATTCGATCGAGGGCAAGCGGCGTATGCTCGTCGTCGCCGACTACGACTGCGACGGCGCGACCGCCTGCGCGGTCGCCGTGCGTGGACTGCGGATGTTCGGCGCGCAGATCGACTATCTGGTGCCCAACCGCTTCGAATACGGCTACGGACTCACCCCCGAGATCGTCGCGCTTGCTGCGCAGCGCAAACCGCATCTGCTGATCACCGTCGATAACGGCATCGCCAGCGTCGACGGCGTCGAAGCGGCGAACGCGCTCGGCATCAACGTGCTCGTCACCGATCACCACCTGCCCGGCGACGACCTGCCGGCTGCCCGCGCGATCGTGAATCCGAACCAGCCAGGCTGTACGTTTCCGAGTAAATGCATCGCGGGCGTCGGCGTGATGTTCTACGTACTGCTCGCACTGCGCGCCGAGTTGCGCCGTCGTGGCGCGTTCGGAGACGCGCGTCCCGAACCGCGTCTGGATGGCCTGCTCGACCTCGTGGCGCTCGGCACGGTCGCCGACGTCGTGAAGCTCGACGGCAACAATCGCGTGCTCGTCGCACAGGGTTTGCAGCGCATTCGCAACGGCCGGATGCAGCCCGGCATCGCCGCGCTCTTTCGTGCGGCCGCGCGCGATGCGCGCAGTGCGTCCGGCTTCGATCTAGGCTTCGGGCTCGGGCCTCGCCTGAATGCAGCGGGACGGCTGTCGGACATGTCGCTGGGCATCGAATGCCTGACCACCGACGACATCGGCCGCGCATGGGAACTCGCCCAGCAACTCGATGCGATGAATCGCGAGCGGCGCGAGATTGAAGCCGGCATGCAGCAACAGGCGCTCGCCGACCTGTCCGCAATCGACCCGGAGGGTGCGACCACCATCACGCTCTTCAACGAAAGCTGGCACCAGGGCGTGATCGGCATCGTCGCAGGGCGGCTGAAGGAAAAGTTTCACCGGCCGTCCTTCACCTTCGCGCTCGCTGACGGGGGCGGCACACTCGTCAAGGGTTCAGGGCGCTCGATCCCGGGCTTCCACCTACGCGATGCGCTCGACCTGATCTCGAAGCGCGAGCCGGGCCTGATCGTCAAGTTCGGCGGCCACGCGATGGCGGCCGGCCTGACCCTCGCGACGACCGACGTGCCCCGCTTCACCGCGGCATTCGAAGCGGTCGGCCGGGAGTGGCTGAACGAAAATGCGCTCGCTCGCGTGATCGAGACGGATGGCGATCTGGAGGACGCATATTTCACGCCCCAGTTTGTCGAGATGCTCGACGCAGCGGTCTGGGGCCAGGGATTCCCGGCGCCGTTGTTCTCGGGCGAATTCGACATCGCGTCGCAGGCGCTCGTTAAAGACAAACACCTGAAGCTGCAACTGGCGCGCGGGCGCCAGCGCTTCAACGCGATCTGGTTCAACCATACCGACCCACTACCCGCCCGCACGACCGTCGCCTACCGGCTTTCGCGCGATACGTGGAACGGCGTGTCGCGCGTCCAGCTGATCGTCGAGCACGCGGCGGGTTGA
- a CDS encoding regulator — protein sequence MRSIMLATRLHLLLPFALPSAADAATALHNLATPALDRLVARGTLVERVIGEDFQRTLPHERWVARQFGAISPTQPAADEAPLAPYMLLADGGEPGDATWACIQPVHVRIAHDHLVLIDPAALDLEDDEAATLLAVARPLIEELGVRIEAPKPTRWYLSSDAFGSLAGASPLRASGRNIEIWLPHEAHTGERSRAWMKLQNEVQMAWFEHPVNEARESRGLPAVNSIWFHAQGVALPVRSPFAQVLSDAPATRGLALAAQTGSGSPPASFAAFAPTATAGVTLVELDPFSAPYVEQDWARWNDAFATLEADWLAPALTALEAGRIGELGLMLCGDTGSVTLSVTRNDLRKFWRRRVFASLFIE from the coding sequence ATGCGCAGCATCATGCTCGCCACCCGCCTCCATCTCCTGTTGCCGTTCGCGCTGCCATCAGCCGCCGACGCCGCCACCGCCCTGCACAACCTCGCCACCCCCGCCCTCGATCGACTGGTTGCCCGCGGCACGCTCGTCGAACGTGTGATCGGCGAGGATTTCCAGCGCACGCTGCCGCACGAACGCTGGGTCGCGCGGCAATTCGGGGCCATTTCGCCGACCCAGCCAGCCGCCGACGAAGCGCCACTCGCACCCTACATGCTGCTGGCCGACGGCGGCGAGCCGGGCGATGCCACATGGGCGTGCATCCAGCCGGTCCATGTGCGCATTGCGCACGATCACCTGGTGCTCATCGACCCGGCCGCGCTCGATCTGGAGGACGACGAGGCGGCCACGCTGCTCGCCGTCGCGCGCCCGCTGATCGAGGAACTCGGCGTACGCATCGAAGCACCGAAACCGACGCGCTGGTATCTGTCGAGCGATGCGTTCGGCTCGCTCGCGGGCGCTTCGCCGCTGCGCGCGAGCGGCCGCAACATCGAAATCTGGCTGCCGCATGAGGCGCATACCGGCGAGCGCTCGCGCGCATGGATGAAGCTGCAGAACGAAGTGCAGATGGCGTGGTTCGAGCACCCGGTCAACGAGGCGCGTGAATCTCGCGGTCTGCCGGCCGTCAATTCGATCTGGTTTCACGCGCAAGGCGTCGCCCTGCCGGTCAGGAGTCCGTTTGCGCAGGTCCTGTCCGACGCACCTGCCACGCGCGGACTCGCGCTTGCCGCGCAGACCGGGTCCGGCTCGCCGCCCGCATCGTTCGCGGCGTTCGCCCCCACGGCAACGGCTGGCGTGACACTGGTCGAACTCGATCCGTTTTCGGCGCCTTATGTCGAACAGGACTGGGCGCGCTGGAACGACGCGTTCGCCACGCTGGAAGCGGACTGGCTCGCCCCGGCCCTCACGGCGCTAGAGGCCGGCCGCATCGGCGAGCTTGGCCTGATGCTGTGTGGCGACACCGGCTCGGTGACGCTCAGCGTCACGCGCAACGATCTGCGCAAGTTCTGGCGAAGGCGCGTGTTCGCGTCCCTCTTCATCGAATGA